In Oryzias latipes chromosome 6, ASM223467v1, the sequence ACCACTTATTTACAGTAAAGTCACAAGTGAAAGGTTTGTTGTTGCAATGGTATTGTAAAAACATACTAGCATACAGTTAGCAGTGGTTATAAACTGTGGTAGGAAtcataaaaacataacaaatatATCTGTTAAACTATAATGTTCAAAAAGAGTAGAGCTGCTTTTTGTTCcaaactgcttcttttttttttttttgcttggcaCACAAGTGAGTTGGTAGTTCAgctattttgtaaaaaaaaaaaaaaaaaaaaccccacaaaagtGAAAtatctaaacaaaacaaacaaaaatgagaataaCATATATACACTCAAAACACACTATTGAggtgaggaggaaaacaaacaagaggAAGCTCTGAGAACAAAGCATCCTTCTGTGTACTAATGCTTGTCCTGGTTCGGATCAGCTGGATGGATAGTTTGCTGGTGAGGTCGGACTTTAACAAAGATCCGGCGTAAAAATGACCAATGCCTAAATTCAGCTTGATTTCTGCAAACACAACCACTTATAGCAGAATGTGTATTTAATCTTAACATGTTTCAGGACTTGTTACCCTGAAACACTTCGGCTGCTGAGAATGTATTGCACAGGGCCAAACAGTCTTCATTGACACTGGAATTTAATATCTGTTCTCTGCTCAAAGGGTCTTAAAAAATCCAGCATTGATATCGATAAAGActtggccaaaaaaaaacaaaaaaaaaacacacacacacacacaaataaaccaGAAACGAATGCTTCTGGGTCATAAAGgcaaagaggaaacagaagaacatGACCAGGGATCAGATTTATGCATCTCAGTTTGGTGAAATGCATCAAGAATTTGTGCACCGACCTCTTCAGAGGAATCTATGGTCTACATGACTGGATCATAATGTTGCCTGATCTCAGGCATTGCCATGTTTGAGCTCAGAAACTGAGAAAAGACTGGAGTTCTATCCAAATCCAAGGCAGAAATAAAAGTGACCACACTGGCCAAGCATCTGCACTTTTTAGTACAACGCTGGCGTGTGTGCGTGCACAATGGGACACATtcagcaaaaataaattattgtcCGTGGCACTGGTTTAAGCAAGCTGATCCTGCGTGGGTTCTCCATAAAGTGTGGATGGAGTCCTCTGGTTGAACACAACGTGAGCTCTCAGTCTGTGGAGGCACGTGGACGTTAGAACTCGTCGTGCCGAGTCAGAGCTTCTCCAAAGTCGGTTGCCTGACTACCAACAAACAAGTCGTACTTGTCCACGATCTCAGCCTTGGTCAAACGGCCATCCTGGTTGGGGAGGGGGAACATACAAAACATGAACAACCTTGTATCACAACTAAACCTCATTCATTAATTTTCAGACAAAGACACATTTCTGATTTTAAGCACTCACTTTGTCTACATCCGACTCATAAACCAGATGCTTGGCCTCAGCCTCAGCGTGGTCATAGTCACTGGGCAGGATCCAGTCTTTCGTTTCCTCTTTGTCCATCTTCCcgtctttatttttgtctctaAATTCAGTGAATTGCTCCCTTTCAGTCTTCACCCACTCAGGTTCTGTAGTTTCACCATCCTGGTTGTACATGTCACCTAAAGCAAAACATTGTTATGAGGGATGTCCATGTGATTACATCATAATAACCATCTTTTAAAATGATAGAAGCTCACCGATGTATTCATCCAGATCAATAAATCCATCGCCATTTTTGTCAATGTCTTCCATagtttcctaaaataaaaaattggaaaaatttGGCGGTGAAAAGGCCTGTGGCAAAAGCTACAAGGTTGACGTTTGAGTGTATAACTCACCAACACAACAATATCTTTCATGTGCTCATACTCCTCAGGGTGAAGGAAAGCAGTAAACTCCTCTTTGTTGGCTTTCATGTCATTGTCCTGGTCGGCCATCTTGAATCTCCTCTCATCCCGAGCCATCATCTGTTTGTAGCTGAAGCCGTCATCAGGATCCTGATCATCTGGTGATCAAAAGTCAAGACAAGGCTGTTAAAATGACTGAATTCAATATGCCTGGAATGCAGCAAATGGCAGCAATTTCTTTACTAAATAAAGCACTAagtgtttcagtgttttatcTACAGGAAAGGTCATTATTCAAGAAAAGGAGAGAGTAATTGATAACAGAGACTTAAAAGACATTTTGTAGATCAAATATCTGTGTCTAGAACCATACCAAGGACATATCCATATGTGGCATTCTTGTACTCTTCCCAGGACACGAATCCGTCCCCATTAAGGTCATGACTCTTCCACTGGCGATCCACGTCATCATAGATCCACCTTTTTTGTGCATCCTTGATCCACCTCTTCATCTCTTCAGCTGTCACATACCCATCTTTGTCTTCGTCGATGCGATCTACCAACATGCTGcagatccaaaaaaaaaagagaaatcaaaTCAGTCATTGGGATTTTTTTGAATATACAAGTGAAGCAGAGGACATTTGCTCACCCAAGTCTCTCTTTGCTCTCTTCAGGTGTGAGCTGGTCAAAGCTCTTAGCCTCTTCCTGTCCCAGAAAAGCCTCATGGTCATAGTCAAAGTTGTCAGCATCGTCATGTTCTAGGTTGCTCAAAGGTTCGTCGTGATGAACACGGTCTTTCTTCTCTGTGGGCTTGCTGGTGGCATAAACCACACAGAGAGCAAAACACATGACAAGCGGACGCAGCTCCATCCTAGACATGAACGGATGCTGCCTTAACCTGAGGATtaagagggaggggggggggggggggggggctcagtcACTCCATCTTGCATCTTAACTTGTATGATGAATCATGATTGCTAAATATCATGAATGTTAAAGACACAGAGCTTGTTCCTGAAGCATGATTCAGCTATTGCTCAAGCTGATGTAAAGATAATTTGCTTGACTTAGCAGTCAAGTAGTTTGCATCAATTATAGCTTTATGACAAAAttgtaaagatgaaaaaatacgATATGTGCAGTTTTACTACCCAAAATGTTTTATAGACTTAAGATCAAAATTTCACAGGGTTATAgagtctaaaaataaaaattccagtgttacaaaaataactaaagatCTTTTcaaataattattaatttcatttaaagttttaaaacaattgcaactattgcattttcacatcatttagaaaaaatattaatgaagGTATATAACAGGTTGTTCTATTTAGAAATTAAAGGAACCTTTTTTAGATAGACACAAAACTCAGTTTTTTACCCTCATTTCCGACtgactaaattagaaaaaaaagacatttatccACTTGCTGTTGTCTTTTTATACTTCACTGAAGCATGTATTTACAGGCAGGACCGTTATTTTCCACTGTCCTAACCAAACAAACGCTGGCTGACATTGATAAACGTTCCGCTACTTTCACCATGTCTTCTCTCGCTTTCACGTCTTTCATTAAACGGCTTAATTACAGAAAATGAtttctaaaacataaaatctcGCTAAAGGACCAACTACTATCCTTGGCTAATGTATTTTACGCGATAACTTGCCACAAAAACCCACCTGAGTCGTTGATGAAGTTGGTCGGTAATAATTTAGACCCTCTACTCGGAAACACACCCATGAACttcctgtgaaaaaaaagggggctgaccaatcagacgccgaGAAGGCGGGTGTGATGTCGCCGTCTCATTGGTCCAATGCAATCGAGAAACGTTGATTGGATTGGCCGAAAACCGCCACGTCCTCAAAGTCAAAACAGCCCAGTTCATTCATAAAGACTTCTGCTACGATTTTATTTCGTCTGACATGAGTGGAATCCCCTgctagaaatgtaaaaatgatcaaattaggCATTAATTGAACTATCATAAATCCGGATTTTCCAATTTTGTCATGAAGTTCTTTCTATAATCATTTAGGCTACGAGGCAGCAAgacagaataaaatgaaaactgaaagaaattagaaacaaaaagaaaggaataaaaaaaatcataaaagatacaaatgataaaattatatttttttaatttattacacGTTTCCAGCcaaatatttagtaaaattgTTGAATGCCTTTTATGTCAGTTACTTACCATATTGTTGTCCTCAGTGACTCATGTTATGTTGATAGTTAGTCTATAATTTGAATGCTAAAGAGTGTAAATGTGGACAAAATGTCcttgttaaaatatttttattattggacTTTAAGCTTTATGAatcaagttggaaaaaaaatatttaaaaaagtatgtaaaTGCTAATATTCTCTGATGACAACACATATAAAATGTACAACTTCTGcaggactttttaaaataaaagttaaacaagataaggttaaataaaaacaaaaccaattaTAAGAGaacttgacttttctttttaaataatagaaTGAACATACCTACAATACTAGTATTAATCTCTGCTTGTCAATCAGCAGTCAAGAAACACTACCAATAACATGCAGTCTGTAGAAAAGGGGTTTTATCCagtgcatttaaaaaagttgtGTAGTCAAACTAATCTAAAATAGAAGTCTTTCCTATACAGGAGAATCTTGATGAATTCagccaacaaacaaaaaagaattaaaataaaaactaaaatcaagtTAATATTTTGCATTACTACAAAATCTAGTTTattgaataaaacaatttttttctgaggttgggggaaaaaattacACAATAGATTGCATTCtatgaaaaatgtgcgagctaaaacaaaaataatattataaaaaataaagtaacagaGCCAAAGACAGCTTTTCCTGTTGCCGACTTGCATATAATGTTCTCATTATGGGTTGTCAGTTTCTTGGGACCGATGTAAACAAAACCAACCACTGTTTTCATACATAGAATTTATGGTGCATATATAAGGTGCTTTCATTTTTAAGCAGTGTCCATGTTGTCTTGTGTCAATTTTTGCAGGTTTTTATCTTGCTCTTGAATAGACTGACAGTTTGTGTCTTTCTGTTCACCATCAGCATCACTTCCTGTTAAGACAAAAGACagtcatgattaaaaaaaataataatatgaaTGGTTCAGCTTTAGTCCTGGTGCAAATCAAAAACCCAAATAGGTcagaaaacaggtttagaaaagCAAAAGCATTTCTAACACTGAACAGCCAAGAACACTTCATAGATTTAGAACATTGTGGAATAAGACGGTAAATAAGACCTGTGTTAGTTTCCCCCTCTTTCTTTTCCATGAGAAAAATACGCTCCATGGTTAGTTTCTTCACAGTTTGGCACATGTATTTTAGGTCAGGAGCTTTGCTGGAATTTTCTGCACAAAAGAAAGAACGAAAGGATAAGATcagacaatctttttttttaagagcaaGCATAAGCTTACCTTTTTGTGGTACTTCCTCAAAAAGCACACATGTCCCCAAAGCATCTTAAAGCAGAACAGATTTAGATCAAATGTATGTCAAAGTCCTCTAGATTCTCTTTTCAAAACAATCTATGGTTATGTAATGGAAAGTTATTGATACAATGATGTATGCATTATGTTCCCTATATCTCAAGTGTTTCTCTTACCTTCATATTTCCCAGCAAACACATAGTGTCCAATCTGCATCATAGGCTTCTCACTATCTATATCCTAAAACACATAATTAAACTCAGACACTCTCACAGAGAAACCAACAGTGATGTgagaaataataatatatttcatttatttagtccacacaacaaaacaaaaaaaacaacctaactCACCAGTATTTTGCAGGTGCCACGATTCTTTGTTAGAAGTTCATTGTCGATTATCCCAGACAGCTCCACAACGACGAGCTGCTCCTAAACGCACCAATCAGATCAGATAACGGTGTAAACACTTTATTCTCTGTTTTCAGCAATTTTTTCAAATATCGACCGAGTGGAAAAACATGACCTCTATAGTAAACACTTCATTTAGATCTCTCACTAAATGTATGCAACTAAAAACTTACTAATAAAATAACCGCATTTTCTTAACAGTTCGTACAAAATCGTTGAAACATAAACAGCTCAGAGTGAACCTGAAGCTAGTATTAGCACTGACGAAAAGCTGAACAAGATTATTGTTGTAATAAGTCATACCTCCTCCTCCCATTCATCTCCCATATTAAAACTGCAGAgatgaaaaaaggaataaagaaaaaacacaagtcagctatgaaaccaaaaccacaacaaatgGTCTAATATTGACAACTTCCGGGTCTTTACGGTGTCCGAAAGGGGACATCCtagttttttgctttgtttattttaccaggTTGCTGTTAGTCATGGTTCCTTCCGTTAGGGGGCGCTGTTACTCAACTATGAGCGCGTTGACAAACGGCGTTTGTatctgtctgtccgtccatctacttttttcctcttttgttggATTTTTCATGTCCTGTTCTTACTGTCGGATACATCAAGGAATCTTCATGTACACCCTGCATCCCATTATCAATATTCATtacaattattaaaataaattttatcaATCCCCAAGGAAAAACAATATGTTGTCCCATAGTGAgtctaaaatgataaataaggaaaaacaaataataacaaatttttattaaatttaaattcatAATATTTATTATCTCTAGCATATTAAACCGTGTTGCTGCCAACCACAAATGTAAAAAGTGATTACGCCTGAGCAAACAAATTTTGTAGgattatttataataaataaaaatgacaaaaataaaaattttaaggTCTATATTTTGGTTTCTATTTATTATGATCATCCAATAGAGTTACGAGTTAACATCTCAGGGGTTTCGCATGCTGCTGTATATTCTGGCTGTGGCTATTCCTCCTCAAAAAACTCTGTTgacactctttaaaaaaatttttttgaggTTCTTCATTATAGTCTCTATTTGCAAACTAAAACATATTTCAgatttaagtaaataaaaacccaCTTTGCAGTGTTGGAATACAACAACTattgaaagcttttaaaaaaatttgaagcttaaaaaaacaatatttaaatgacggtttgtgttttttgcattttaaaggtAGACAAAAGGTACTGGAGGAGGACAAACATGTTCGAAATTCTGATAGAATGATCTATGGTAAGTCTTGAACTCTTAAAATAGCAGCAGGGCAAAACACGCCTGTCAGCTGTCATTGAGATgcatatatagaaaaaaaatggagtctttttgctaatttaaaaactgtctttCTGAAGATCGATGTAGTTTAAGTGAGTTCATTCAACATTTATTGACCAGAACTGGCCAGGTGCTCCAGGCACAGTGTCACTCCACcataatattacattttttatgtaatatattacataaaaaagtaacagtacattcagcctttttttttttttttttttttttttttttttacaaaaaatatattacacGTTTTTTGGTTGCAcgcagtggttggcgctcttgccaGCAAGAagggcccctggttcaagtcctggctgggggacctgaaacagaacaatagggacctttctgtgttgagtttgcatgtattccctgtgcatgcgtgggttttctacgtgcactctggcttcctccaaccgtccaaaaacatgcttaataggttcattggtcactccaaattgtccataggtgtgaatgtgagtgtgcatgggtgtgtgatatgtgtgaccctgcgacagactggcgacctgtccagggtgtccccctgccttcgcccgtaagtggccgggataggctccggcagccccgtgaccccgaaagggacaaacggaagaaaatgaatgaatgaattacacgtttgttttttgctttttttaaataccacgAGGGTAAATGTTGCGTCTTTTGATGCAGATTCCACCCAGAGCCCAAAAGGTGATCAGGTATGTGTGTAGTGTACTTGCTCAGATGCCGACAGTATTTGCAGCCTGTGGATACCTGTGTAAATGCGGTGGAAGTAGATGGTGGCTGCACCTCACTCAGCTCCTGAAcctcaaagacagaaaaaaaaggagagaaaaacctTGAATTACAATTAGGCAAACCAAATTAAAGGGGTGCAAATCCCCCATGCTCCCTCCCCGTCTCTGCCCTATCATCTATCTCTGGACCATGGTGGGGTTGTCATGTCGACCAGCCCACAAGTTACTATGACAACGGCTCAAGGGGAAGCACTTGCTACTGAGGTTATTGCCTCCTTGGGGATGCAAGAAGGACAGGGGCAAGAATAGACAAAAGGACTTACAGACCCTGAAAAGGTAAAAACGAGGAGACAGGTCAAGTTTGACTTCGTTAACTGAAAGTGTAAATATGTGTGTAATTAACATATTTAAATGATTTGAAATGCTTAACTTTGATAAATAGACTTAATTCTAGGTGATATGGGATGgagtaacatttttttgcacttcTGGATGTATCCCTCTCATGCACATGATGAATTGCACTTCCTGCTAGATGCCATACCTGGGGGCAGTTAGAAGTAAGGGCAAGAGAGAGAGTGACATTAAGGACCCTCCAAGGTGTCAGATGGGTCCCCAGCTTCCCCCACACTTCGTCATATAAATGTCATAAAGACAAGTTTGGAGTTGGAAGGCTTTTGGTTGTCCCTCTGCCTAGGGGGTATCGCTGTGGTTAATTGCCCCATTAGCACTGACAGGGTAAATTGGTGCAAGGGATAACTATATATTAcagtgaaaaacaacaaacccaTGGCATATACCTAAGGGCACGAGAGGAACTGTGCTTTTTGGAGTGCACCAAATGCACATGCAAGACAGAGTGTGCATCCTGTGACTGTACTGGCGCCTTTATATAAAAACGCAAAGCACCAAGGCTTGCACACTTTCTTATTATTCACATTCAAAGGAACTAAATCAACTCTAAATGtatatgaatattttttatttaaaaaaaatgtaatgtaaattTATGTTGATTCTGGCTGTAAACAACTTATACGACACGTCACGTTCTCAATATATACCTGCCTgctgaataataaaaaacacatttattgctCTTAGTAGTTCTGTATTTATTAGAATTaataaacagtaaacaaaagaTAAGATTTATATTAAATGACTGAATTTTATCCAGTACATTATTATCAGCTtagatgcattttttaaataaagacatgtaaaaaagttaaacttaacatgcaaaaataaaaacaacattagcatCCAAAGATGAAATGAATtcacaaattagatttttttcccccctgcaaTAAATGatcgtattt encodes:
- the calu gene encoding calumenin, encoding MSRMELRPLVMCFALCVVYATSKPTEKKDRVHHDEPLSNLEHDDADNFDYDHEAFLGQEEAKSFDQLTPEESKERLGMLVDRIDEDKDGYVTAEEMKRWIKDAQKRWIYDDVDRQWKSHDLNGDGFVSWEEYKNATYGYVLDDQDPDDGFSYKQMMARDERRFKMADQDNDMKANKEEFTAFLHPEEYEHMKDIVVLETMEDIDKNGDGFIDLDEYIGDMYNQDGETTEPEWVKTEREQFTEFRDKNKDGKMDKEETKDWILPSDYDHAEAEAKHLVYESDVDKDGRLTKAEIVDKYDLFVGSQATDFGEALTRHDEF
- the gtf3c6 gene encoding general transcription factor 3C polypeptide 6 encodes the protein MGDEWEEEEQLVVVELSGIIDNELLTKNRGTCKILDIDSEKPMMQIGHYVFAGKYEDALGTCVLFEEVPQKENSSKAPDLKYMCQTVKKLTMERIFLMEKKEGETNTGSDADGEQKDTNCQSIQEQDKNLQKLTQDNMDTA